One genomic segment of Mycolicibacterium psychrotolerans includes these proteins:
- a CDS encoding alpha/beta fold hydrolase, producing the protein MPSPMITVDGIGVPVEVAGPEKGSVVVLLGAAQKAPAAYEAVCQRLHTASLRTVVIGPDPRLTAKSVIGILDTLEVRWALLVGDRFGGELAWELAATRLDRFIGLVVIDRGHPRVADLSGVVRDEHCPPVELNTTALVSSSAARAVAKASQRFVYGEYRIVDLLGRRQAADSTAQLAAEIVMRTSTW; encoded by the coding sequence ATGCCCTCGCCCATGATCACCGTGGACGGCATCGGCGTGCCCGTCGAGGTCGCCGGCCCGGAGAAGGGTTCGGTCGTGGTGCTGCTCGGCGCGGCGCAGAAGGCCCCCGCCGCCTACGAAGCCGTCTGCCAGCGGCTGCACACGGCGTCCCTGCGAACCGTTGTCATCGGCCCCGACCCGCGGCTCACCGCCAAGTCGGTGATCGGCATCCTCGACACGCTCGAGGTCCGGTGGGCCCTGCTGGTGGGGGACCGGTTCGGCGGGGAACTGGCGTGGGAGCTGGCCGCCACGCGGCTCGATCGGTTCATCGGTCTGGTGGTGATCGATCGCGGTCATCCGCGAGTGGCGGATCTGTCCGGCGTGGTGCGCGACGAGCACTGCCCGCCGGTGGAGTTGAACACGACCGCGCTGGTGAGTTCGAGCGCGGCGCGGGCCGTCGCGAAGGCCAGCCAGCGGTTCGTCTACGGCGAGTACCGGATCGTCGACCTGTTGGGGCGCCGTCAGGCCGCCGACTCCACGGCGCAATTGGCGGCCGAGATCGTGATGCGCACCAGCACCTGGTGA
- the map gene encoding type I methionyl aminopeptidase, with protein MSVRTALRPGTVSPTRPVPASIPRPEYVGRPTAQEGSEPWVQTPEVIEKMRVAGRIAAGALAEAGRAVAPGVTTDELDRIAHEYMVDHGAYPSTLGYRGYPKSCCTSLNEIICHGIPDSTVIEDGDIVNIDVTAYIDGVHGDTNATFLAGDVSEEHRLLVERTHEATMRAIKAVKPGRALSVIGRVIEAYANRFGYNVVRDFTGHGIGTTFHNGLVVLHYDQPSVQTVIEPGMTFTIEPMINLGSLDYEIWDDDWTVATRDKKWTAQFEHTLVVTDSGAEILTEA; from the coding sequence ATGTCTGTACGGACCGCCCTCCGGCCCGGCACGGTGTCGCCGACACGGCCGGTGCCGGCGTCGATTCCCCGTCCCGAGTACGTGGGCAGGCCGACCGCGCAGGAGGGCTCGGAGCCGTGGGTGCAGACCCCGGAGGTGATCGAGAAGATGCGGGTGGCCGGCCGGATCGCCGCGGGCGCGCTCGCCGAGGCGGGCAGAGCCGTCGCCCCCGGCGTCACCACCGACGAACTCGACCGGATCGCCCACGAGTACATGGTCGATCACGGCGCCTATCCCTCGACGCTGGGCTACAGGGGCTATCCGAAGTCCTGCTGCACCTCGCTGAACGAGATCATCTGCCACGGCATCCCGGACTCGACGGTCATCGAGGACGGCGACATCGTGAACATCGACGTGACCGCCTACATCGACGGCGTGCACGGCGACACCAACGCGACCTTCCTGGCGGGCGACGTCTCCGAGGAACACCGGCTGCTCGTCGAACGCACCCACGAGGCGACGATGCGCGCGATCAAGGCGGTCAAACCGGGCCGTGCCCTCTCGGTGATCGGGCGGGTGATCGAGGCGTACGCGAACCGGTTCGGCTACAACGTGGTTCGCGATTTCACCGGTCACGGTATCGGTACCACATTCCACAACGGACTCGTCGTGCTGCACTACGACCAGCCCTCGGTGCAGACCGTGATCGAGCCCGGGATGACCTTCACGATCGAGCCGATGATCAATCTCGGCAGCCTCGACTACGAGATCTGGGACGACGACTGGACCGTGGCGACCAGGGACAAGAAGTGGACCGCCCAGTTCGAACACACCCTGGTGGTCACCGACTCCGGTGCGGAGATCCTCACCGAGGCCTGA
- a CDS encoding PaaI family thioesterase, with product MEVTPGHLFAQLNFRDVEESDERMVIELDNRPDLTNRRGALQGGLVATLIDVAAGRLADRRVGQGRDVTTADMTVHFLAPVLEGPARAEATVVRAGRRLSVIAVDVTDVARDRLAARATLSFAVLDSR from the coding sequence ATGGAGGTCACCCCGGGACACCTGTTCGCCCAACTGAACTTCCGCGACGTGGAGGAGTCCGACGAGCGGATGGTCATCGAATTGGACAACCGTCCCGATCTGACCAACCGCCGCGGTGCGCTGCAGGGCGGGCTGGTGGCGACGCTGATCGACGTCGCGGCGGGCCGGCTGGCGGACCGCCGGGTCGGGCAAGGGCGCGATGTCACGACGGCGGACATGACGGTGCACTTTCTGGCGCCGGTCCTCGAGGGACCCGCCCGTGCCGAGGCGACGGTGGTGCGCGCGGGTCGGCGGCTGTCGGTCATCGCGGTCGACGTCACCGATGTCGCCCGCGACCGGCTGGCCGCGCGGGCCACCCTGAGCTTCGCCGTGCTCGACAGCCGGTAG
- a CDS encoding DUF1707 SHOCT-like domain-containing protein — translation MTDINHGRLPAEMPVEMRISDADRNGTLRRLHNAVALGLIDIQEFEERSAMVSRARLPSDLDVLIGDLPGPGAIVASAADRVELRGVMGSLKRQGEWVVPTRLALYRRMGSVDLDLTRARFAGPIVIIELDMKFGGLDLRLPDGASASIDDVEVTVGSATDHRKDAPAEGNPHVVLTGKVVCGSVDIRGPQKSWRVGLPRRGH, via the coding sequence ATGACCGATATCAACCACGGCAGGCTGCCGGCCGAGATGCCCGTCGAGATGCGGATCTCCGACGCGGACCGCAACGGCACGCTGCGCCGGCTGCACAACGCCGTCGCACTCGGCCTGATCGACATCCAGGAGTTCGAGGAACGCTCGGCGATGGTGTCGCGGGCGCGGCTGCCCTCGGACCTCGACGTGCTGATCGGCGACCTGCCCGGCCCCGGGGCGATCGTCGCGTCCGCGGCCGACCGGGTGGAACTGCGCGGCGTGATGGGCTCACTGAAACGCCAGGGGGAGTGGGTGGTGCCCACCCGGCTGGCCCTCTACCGGCGGATGGGCTCGGTGGACCTCGACCTGACCCGTGCCCGCTTCGCCGGTCCGATCGTCATCATCGAGCTCGACATGAAGTTCGGCGGCCTGGATCTGCGGCTCCCCGACGGTGCCAGCGCCTCGATCGACGACGTCGAGGTGACCGTGGGCAGTGCCACCGACCATCGCAAAGACGCTCCGGCAGAAGGTAATCCACACGTCGTGCTGACCGGCAAGGTGGTGTGCGGCTCGGTCGACATCCGCGGTCCGCAGAAGTCCTGGCGGGTGGGGCTGCCCCGGAGGGGCCACTGA
- a CDS encoding penicillin-binding transpeptidase domain-containing protein produces MATKVSSVSAATSLVAVVVLVLSLGACTPRPNGPEPTAEEFFAALATGDTGAAAALSDRPEDARAALNEAWAGLQATGLDAQILSSKYAEDTGSIAYRYTWHLPKDRTWTYDGQLNMVRDEGRWQVRWSATGLHPRLGENQTLALRADAPPRASVNERGGTTVLVPGYRYAFALDAKAAGENLMPTARTVADALRRFDNTLDPQRLAEQASSTKGPLNLMTLRQADHDAVLGALGALPGVVITPQPEMVPTDEHFAPALVDEVRKTVADELDGSPGWRVVTVNQNGVDVDVLNEVPGTPAPSVSISLDRAVQNAAQNAVDVTGKQAMIVVIKPSTGEILAVAQNAAADREGPIATMGLYPPGSTFKIVTAGAAIERDMATPNTLLGCPGHLDIGHRTVPNYGGFDLGTVPMSRAFASSCNTTFAELASRMPPRGLTQAASQYGIGLDYKIAGISTVSGSVPPTVNLTERTEDGFGQGKVLVSPFGMALAAATIAAGQTPVPRLIAGRQTEITGDRQPIPPSVVDNLRPMMRLVVTNGTAKDLQGAGDVRGKTGEAEFAGGSHSWFTGYRGDMAFSALIVGGGSSEYAVRMLKGMLDSLPPDYQA; encoded by the coding sequence ATGGCAACAAAGGTCTCATCCGTATCAGCTGCGACATCGCTCGTCGCGGTCGTCGTCCTGGTCCTCTCGCTCGGCGCCTGCACGCCGCGGCCCAACGGTCCCGAGCCCACCGCCGAGGAGTTCTTCGCCGCGCTGGCCACCGGTGACACGGGCGCCGCCGCCGCGCTCTCCGACCGTCCCGAAGACGCCCGTGCCGCGCTCAACGAGGCCTGGGCCGGTCTGCAGGCCACCGGCCTGGACGCGCAGATCCTCAGTTCCAAGTACGCCGAGGACACCGGCAGCATCGCCTACCGCTACACCTGGCACCTGCCCAAGGACCGCACCTGGACCTACGACGGGCAGCTGAACATGGTCCGCGACGAAGGCCGCTGGCAGGTGCGCTGGAGCGCCACCGGTCTGCACCCGCGGCTGGGGGAGAACCAGACGCTGGCGCTGCGCGCCGACGCGCCACCCCGCGCCTCGGTCAACGAGCGCGGCGGCACCACCGTGCTGGTGCCCGGATACCGCTACGCCTTCGCCCTCGATGCGAAGGCGGCCGGGGAGAACCTGATGCCGACGGCGCGCACCGTCGCCGACGCGCTGCGTCGCTTCGACAACACGCTGGACCCGCAGCGGCTCGCGGAGCAGGCCAGCTCGACCAAGGGCCCCCTGAACCTGATGACGCTGCGCCAAGCCGACCACGACGCAGTCCTCGGCGCTCTCGGTGCGCTGCCCGGTGTGGTCATCACCCCGCAACCCGAGATGGTGCCCACCGACGAACACTTCGCGCCTGCGCTCGTCGACGAGGTGAGAAAGACCGTCGCCGACGAACTCGACGGTTCCCCGGGCTGGCGTGTCGTCACCGTGAACCAGAACGGGGTCGACGTCGACGTCCTCAACGAGGTGCCCGGCACGCCCGCCCCGTCGGTGAGCATCAGCCTGGACCGCGCCGTTCAGAACGCCGCGCAGAACGCGGTCGACGTCACCGGCAAGCAGGCCATGATCGTCGTGATCAAACCGTCGACCGGCGAGATCCTGGCCGTCGCGCAGAACGCGGCAGCCGACCGGGAGGGACCGATCGCCACGATGGGCCTCTACCCGCCGGGGTCGACCTTCAAGATCGTGACCGCGGGCGCCGCGATCGAACGTGACATGGCCACCCCCAACACGCTGCTGGGCTGCCCCGGCCACCTCGACATCGGACATCGCACGGTGCCCAACTACGGCGGATTCGACCTCGGCACCGTGCCGATGTCGCGGGCCTTCGCCAGCTCCTGCAACACCACCTTCGCCGAGTTGGCCAGCAGGATGCCGCCGCGGGGCCTGACCCAGGCCGCGTCGCAGTACGGCATCGGCCTGGACTACAAGATCGCCGGGATCTCGACGGTCAGCGGTTCGGTGCCGCCCACGGTGAACCTCACCGAGCGCACCGAGGACGGTTTCGGTCAGGGCAAGGTCCTGGTCAGCCCGTTCGGGATGGCACTGGCGGCCGCGACGATCGCCGCGGGTCAGACCCCGGTGCCGCGGTTGATCGCAGGCCGCCAGACCGAGATCACCGGGGATCGTCAGCCCATCCCGCCCAGCGTGGTCGACAACCTGCGCCCGATGATGCGGCTGGTGGTGACCAACGGCACCGCCAAGGACCTGCAGGGGGCCGGCGACGTCCGCGGAAAGACCGGCGAGGCGGAATTCGCGGGCGGCTCGCATTCCTGGTTCACCGGATACCGCGGGGACATGGCCTTCTCGGCCCTGATCGTCGGCGGCGGCAGTTCGGAGTACGCGGTGCGCATGCTCAAGGGCATGCTCGACTCGCTGCCGCCCGACTACCAGGCCTGA
- a CDS encoding GNAT family N-acetyltransferase translates to MAEQDAAVQRKVVADAMVAALERRHEVLDAVVASEDYDAAIEALADLLATSADAAEAVLRLSFDRLTRVSRRRIAAELDTLTSQLGTPASEQTPGSARRLRLRPFSPDTDRDIFAARTRDMRSAGDGTDAPPGDLGDEIRDAVGRVAAEEAAWLVAEVGTAKVGMVFGELSGGEVDVRIWIHPEHRKQGYGTAALRTSRSEMAAYFPAAPLVVRTPAAGA, encoded by the coding sequence ATGGCCGAACAGGATGCGGCGGTGCAGCGCAAAGTCGTCGCCGACGCGATGGTCGCCGCACTGGAACGCCGGCACGAAGTACTCGACGCCGTCGTGGCCTCCGAGGACTACGACGCGGCGATCGAGGCGCTCGCCGATCTGCTCGCCACGTCGGCCGACGCCGCCGAAGCCGTGCTGCGACTGTCATTCGACCGCCTGACCCGGGTGTCGCGGCGCCGAATCGCCGCCGAGTTGGACACCCTGACCAGTCAGCTCGGCACTCCCGCGTCCGAGCAGACGCCGGGTTCGGCCCGCCGCCTGCGGCTGCGGCCGTTCAGCCCCGACACCGACCGCGACATCTTCGCCGCCCGCACCCGCGACATGCGTTCGGCCGGTGACGGCACCGACGCCCCGCCGGGCGATCTCGGCGACGAGATCCGCGACGCCGTCGGCCGGGTCGCCGCCGAGGAGGCGGCGTGGCTGGTCGCCGAGGTCGGCACCGCCAAGGTCGGCATGGTGTTCGGGGAACTCTCCGGCGGCGAGGTCGACGTGCGCATCTGGATCCATCCGGAGCACCGCAAGCAGGGCTACGGCACCGCGGCGCTGCGCACCTCGCGCTCGGAGATGGCGGCCTACTTCCCGGCGGCCCCGCTGGTGGTACGCACCCCCGCCGCCGGCGCGTAA
- a CDS encoding GNAT family N-acetyltransferase yields the protein MSAPPLFRLVDERRVSVVRDLRDMTAVRQVLDDDPVASCMVASRVAEHGIEPSAIGGELWTRRRASESLCYAGANLIPLRGAAGDLNAFADKAMSTSRRCSSLVGRAELVLPMWQRLEPVWGPARDVRAHQPLMALGTAPACAVDPAVRQVRMEELDAYLVAAIDMFIGEVGIDPRIGDGGRGYRRRVAGLIASGRAWARFDRGQVVFKAEVGSQSPAVGQIQGVWVHPDFRGRGMGTAGTATVAAAVVGSGRIASLYVNSFNTVARATYARIGFTEIASFATVLLD from the coding sequence ATGTCGGCTCCTCCGCTTTTTCGCCTCGTTGACGAGCGAAGGGTGTCGGTGGTGCGCGACCTCCGCGACATGACCGCCGTCCGTCAGGTCCTCGACGACGATCCGGTGGCCTCCTGCATGGTCGCCTCCCGCGTCGCCGAGCACGGCATCGAGCCGTCGGCCATCGGCGGCGAACTGTGGACGCGGCGGCGCGCCAGCGAATCCCTGTGCTACGCCGGGGCCAATCTCATCCCGTTGCGCGGTGCCGCAGGTGATCTGAATGCGTTCGCCGACAAGGCGATGAGCACGTCGCGGCGGTGCTCGTCGCTGGTCGGCCGTGCCGAGCTCGTGCTGCCGATGTGGCAGCGGCTGGAGCCGGTGTGGGGGCCCGCCCGCGACGTGCGCGCCCATCAACCGCTGATGGCGCTCGGCACCGCACCCGCATGTGCCGTCGACCCGGCGGTCCGACAGGTGCGCATGGAGGAACTCGACGCCTACCTCGTCGCGGCGATCGACATGTTCATCGGCGAGGTCGGGATCGACCCCCGCATCGGCGACGGCGGCCGGGGCTACCGACGCCGGGTCGCCGGACTGATCGCGTCCGGGCGGGCGTGGGCCCGATTCGACCGCGGACAGGTGGTGTTCAAGGCCGAGGTCGGTTCACAGTCTCCGGCGGTGGGCCAGATCCAGGGTGTATGGGTGCACCCCGACTTCCGGGGCCGCGGCATGGGCACCGCGGGCACCGCCACCGTCGCCGCGGCCGTCGTGGGCAGCGGCCGCATCGCGAGTCTGTACGTCAACAGCTTCAACACCGTCGCCCGCGCCACCTACGCGCGCATCGGGTTCACCGAGATCGCCTCGTTCGCCACGGTGCTGCTCGACTGA
- the ispG gene encoding flavodoxin-dependent (E)-4-hydroxy-3-methylbut-2-enyl-diphosphate synthase gives MTSIGLGMPAAPAPVLAPRRTTRQLMVRDVGVGSDHPISVQSMCTTKTHDINATLQQIAELTASGCDIVRVACPRQEDADALPAIAKKSQIPVIADIHFQPKYIFAAIDAGCAAVRVNPGNIKEFDGRVAEVAKAAGDAGIPIRIGVNAGSLDKRFLQKYGKATPEALVESALWEASLFEEHGFGDIKISVKHNDPVVMVAAYEQLAAQCDYPLHLGVTEAGPAFQGTIKSAVAFGALLSKGIGDTIRVSLSAPPVEEVKVGNQILESLNLRPRGLEIVSCPSCGRAQVDVYRLANEVTAGLEGMDVPLRVAVMGCVVNGPGEAREADLGVASGNGKGQIFVKGEVIKTVPEAQIVETLIEEAMRLASEMEAMDTAQGSEDASGSPVVTVS, from the coding sequence ATGACCTCCATCGGTTTAGGAATGCCTGCCGCTCCGGCGCCCGTACTGGCCCCACGCCGCACGACCCGTCAGTTGATGGTGCGCGACGTCGGCGTGGGCAGTGACCATCCGATCTCAGTGCAGTCCATGTGCACCACCAAGACCCACGACATCAACGCCACGCTGCAGCAGATCGCCGAGCTGACCGCGTCGGGCTGCGACATCGTCCGCGTGGCCTGTCCGCGTCAGGAGGACGCCGACGCGCTCCCGGCCATCGCCAAGAAGTCGCAGATCCCCGTGATCGCCGACATCCACTTCCAGCCCAAGTACATCTTCGCCGCGATCGACGCGGGATGTGCGGCCGTGCGGGTGAACCCGGGCAACATCAAGGAGTTCGACGGCCGCGTCGCCGAGGTCGCCAAGGCCGCAGGCGACGCCGGAATCCCGATCCGCATCGGGGTCAACGCCGGCTCGCTCGACAAGCGATTCCTGCAGAAGTACGGCAAGGCCACCCCCGAGGCGCTCGTGGAGTCCGCGCTGTGGGAGGCGTCGCTGTTCGAGGAGCACGGCTTCGGCGACATCAAGATCAGCGTCAAGCACAACGACCCCGTCGTCATGGTCGCGGCCTACGAGCAGCTGGCCGCCCAGTGCGACTACCCGCTGCACCTCGGGGTCACCGAGGCCGGCCCCGCGTTCCAGGGCACCATCAAGTCGGCGGTCGCGTTCGGCGCCCTGCTGTCCAAGGGCATCGGCGACACGATCCGCGTCTCGCTCTCCGCGCCGCCGGTCGAGGAGGTCAAGGTTGGCAACCAGATCCTGGAGTCGCTGAACCTGCGGCCCCGCGGTCTGGAGATCGTGTCGTGCCCGTCGTGCGGGCGTGCACAGGTCGACGTCTACAGGCTGGCCAACGAGGTGACCGCGGGCCTCGAGGGCATGGACGTGCCGCTGCGCGTCGCGGTGATGGGCTGCGTGGTCAACGGACCCGGCGAGGCGCGTGAAGCCGACCTCGGGGTGGCCTCCGGCAACGGCAAGGGCCAGATCTTCGTCAAGGGCGAGGTGATCAAGACGGTGCCCGAGGCCCAGATCGTCGAGACGCTCATCGAGGAAGCCATGCGGCTGGCCTCGGAAATGGAAGCGATGGACACGGCCCAAGGTTCCGAGGATGCCAGCGGTTCGCCGGTTGTGACCGTAAGCTGA
- a CDS encoding M50 family metallopeptidase encodes MMFAIGIVLFALAILLSVALHECGHMWVARATGMKVRRYFVGFGPTLWSTYRRNRLGSTEYGVKAVPLGGFCDIAGMTSVEELDPEDRPYAMYRQKTWKRVAVLAAGPGMNFVIGLVLIYAIAIIWGLPNLHQPTNAMVGETSCVKDEVTQGTLGECVTASPAAAAGIRAGDVVVRVGDTAVANFDEMSSAVRKLNGPTEITVQRDENGQTREFVTTVNVTPSQRYIAGGDGAAPAPANVGTIGVTAANFGPTQYNPLSAVPATFAFTGDLTVELGKSLAKIPTKVGALVQSIGGGERDPETPISVVGASIIGGDTVEAGLWVAFWFFLAQLNFVLGAVNLVPLLPFDGGHIAIAVFEKLRNLFRSARGKVAAAPVNYLKLMPATYVVLVLVVGYMLLTVTADLVNPIRLFQ; translated from the coding sequence ATGATGTTCGCGATCGGCATCGTGCTCTTCGCACTCGCCATCCTGCTGTCGGTGGCGTTGCACGAGTGCGGCCACATGTGGGTCGCGCGTGCGACCGGGATGAAGGTCCGCCGCTACTTCGTCGGGTTCGGCCCGACGCTGTGGTCGACCTACCGGCGCAACCGGCTCGGCTCGACGGAGTACGGCGTCAAGGCCGTGCCGCTCGGCGGCTTCTGCGACATCGCGGGCATGACGTCGGTCGAGGAGCTCGACCCCGAGGACCGGCCCTACGCGATGTACCGGCAGAAGACGTGGAAGCGCGTCGCGGTGCTGGCCGCCGGCCCCGGGATGAACTTCGTCATCGGCCTCGTGCTGATCTACGCGATCGCGATCATCTGGGGACTGCCCAACCTGCACCAGCCCACCAACGCGATGGTGGGGGAGACGTCGTGCGTGAAAGACGAAGTCACCCAGGGCACCCTGGGTGAGTGCGTGACGGCCAGCCCGGCCGCGGCCGCCGGCATCCGAGCCGGCGATGTCGTGGTCAGGGTCGGCGACACCGCGGTGGCGAACTTCGACGAAATGTCCTCGGCCGTGCGCAAACTCAACGGGCCGACCGAGATCACCGTGCAGCGCGACGAGAACGGGCAGACCCGCGAATTCGTCACGACGGTGAACGTCACCCCGAGCCAGCGCTACATCGCCGGCGGCGACGGCGCCGCACCGGCGCCGGCCAATGTCGGCACCATCGGCGTCACCGCGGCCAATTTCGGCCCGACGCAGTACAACCCGCTCTCCGCGGTGCCCGCGACATTCGCGTTCACCGGCGACCTCACGGTCGAACTCGGCAAGTCGCTGGCCAAGATCCCCACCAAGGTCGGTGCGCTGGTGCAGTCCATCGGCGGCGGGGAACGCGACCCGGAAACCCCGATCAGCGTGGTCGGCGCCAGCATCATCGGTGGCGACACCGTCGAAGCGGGCCTGTGGGTGGCCTTCTGGTTCTTCCTCGCCCAGCTGAACTTCGTGCTCGGCGCGGTGAACCTCGTCCCGCTGCTGCCGTTCGACGGCGGCCACATCGCGATCGCGGTCTTCGAGAAACTGCGCAACCTGTTCCGGTCCGCGCGCGGCAAGGTCGCCGCCGCCCCGGTGAACTATCTCAAGCTGATGCCGGCCACCTACGTGGTGCTGGTGTTGGTGGTCGGCTACATGCTGCTGACCGTGACCGCCGACCTGGTCAATCCGATCAGGTTGTTCCAATAG
- the dxr gene encoding 1-deoxy-D-xylulose-5-phosphate reductoisomerase, with protein MTRRVLILGSTGSIGTQALEVIAANPDEFEVVGLAAGGGNTDLLAAQRAQTGVTNIAVADPRAAEKLGDVPYAGPDAVTRLVNETEADVVLNALVGALGLQPTLAALASGARLALANKESLVAGGPLVVKAAAPGQIVPVDSEHSALAQCLRGGTADEVAALVLTASGGPFRGWTAEQLEHVTPEQAGAHPTWSMGPMNTLNSASLVNKGLELIETHLLFGVDYDRIQVVVHPQSIVHSMVTFTDGSTLAQASPPDMKLPIALALGWPSRVAGAALACDFTTASSWDFEPLDDEVFPAVALAREAGVGGGCLTAVYNAANEESAAAFLAGRIGFPAIVRTVEHVLRAADQWAAEPATVDDVLDAQDWARDRARRAVEHEFAGTRD; from the coding sequence GTGACGCGACGCGTACTGATCCTGGGCAGCACGGGGTCGATCGGCACCCAGGCCCTCGAGGTGATCGCGGCCAACCCCGACGAGTTCGAAGTCGTCGGCCTCGCCGCCGGCGGGGGCAACACCGATCTGCTCGCCGCCCAGCGGGCTCAGACCGGCGTCACGAACATCGCGGTCGCCGACCCCCGCGCGGCCGAGAAACTCGGCGACGTCCCGTATGCCGGACCCGACGCGGTGACCCGGCTGGTGAATGAGACCGAGGCCGACGTTGTGCTCAACGCCCTGGTCGGTGCGCTGGGCCTGCAGCCCACGCTCGCGGCGCTGGCCAGCGGCGCGCGCCTGGCGCTCGCCAACAAGGAGTCACTGGTGGCCGGCGGACCCCTCGTGGTCAAGGCGGCCGCACCCGGCCAGATCGTGCCGGTCGATTCCGAGCACTCGGCGCTGGCGCAGTGCCTGCGCGGCGGCACCGCCGACGAGGTCGCCGCGCTGGTGCTCACCGCCTCCGGCGGCCCGTTCCGCGGGTGGACCGCCGAGCAGCTCGAACACGTCACACCTGAGCAGGCGGGAGCCCATCCGACGTGGTCCATGGGGCCGATGAACACGCTCAACTCGGCGTCGCTGGTGAACAAGGGCCTCGAGCTGATCGAGACGCACCTGCTGTTCGGGGTCGATTACGACCGCATCCAGGTGGTCGTGCATCCGCAGTCGATCGTGCACTCGATGGTCACGTTCACCGACGGCTCGACGCTGGCCCAGGCCAGTCCACCCGACATGAAGCTGCCGATCGCGCTGGCGCTGGGCTGGCCGTCACGGGTCGCCGGGGCCGCGCTGGCGTGCGACTTCACCACCGCGTCGAGCTGGGACTTCGAACCGCTCGACGACGAGGTGTTCCCCGCGGTCGCACTCGCCCGCGAGGCCGGCGTGGGCGGCGGATGCCTGACCGCGGTCTACAACGCCGCCAACGAGGAGTCGGCCGCGGCGTTCCTGGCCGGTCGGATCGGATTCCCCGCGATCGTGCGCACCGTGGAGCACGTGCTGCGCGCTGCTGACCAGTGGGCCGCCGAACCAGCTACCGTGGATGACGTCCTCGACGCACAGGACTGGGCGCGCGACCGCGCCCGGCGCGCCGTCGAGCACGAGTTCGCAGGTACCAGGGACTAG
- a CDS encoding fasciclin domain-containing protein produces the protein MKTVHRKSIAAAGLAAVAMLGVAACSSETSSNSTESTSTSTVAEATSSATSAAPTSAAANPAANLIGSGCAAYAEQVPSGPGSVAGMSTAPVTEAAANNPMLKTLTQALSGQLNPNVNLVDTLNGGEFTVFAPTDDAFAKIDPATIETLKTDSNLLTSILTYHVVPGQAAPDAVAGEHKTVQGANLTVAGAGNDLKVNDAGLVCGGVKTANATVYMIDTVLMPPAA, from the coding sequence ATGAAGACGGTTCACCGGAAATCGATCGCTGCTGCCGGCCTGGCGGCTGTCGCGATGTTGGGCGTTGCCGCCTGTTCGAGCGAAACCTCCTCCAATTCAACGGAGTCGACGAGCACGTCGACAGTCGCCGAGGCAACCTCGTCGGCGACATCGGCCGCACCCACGAGTGCCGCGGCCAATCCGGCTGCCAACCTCATCGGTTCGGGCTGTGCCGCCTACGCCGAGCAGGTGCCGTCGGGCCCCGGTTCCGTGGCCGGGATGTCGACCGCTCCGGTGACCGAGGCCGCAGCGAACAACCCGATGCTCAAGACGCTGACCCAGGCGCTCTCCGGTCAGCTGAACCCGAACGTCAACCTCGTCGACACGCTCAACGGCGGCGAGTTCACCGTGTTCGCCCCGACCGACGACGCCTTCGCCAAGATCGATCCGGCGACCATCGAGACGCTGAAGACCGACTCCAACCTGCTGACCAGCATCCTCACCTACCACGTCGTGCCGGGCCAGGCTGCGCCCGATGCGGTCGCCGGTGAGCACAAGACCGTGCAGGGCGCGAACCTGACGGTGGCCGGCGCGGGGAACGACCTGAAGGTCAACGACGCCGGACTGGTCTGCGGCGGCGTGAAGACCGCCAACGCCACGGTGTACATGATCGACACGGTCCTGATGCCCCCGGCCGCCTGA